The Candidatus Parvarchaeota archaeon genome segment CTCATAGATGCAAAACAGGGCAACAAGGCCAAAATAGGCAGCCCCAAAGTAATCGGGCTTTGCGGGTTCTTTTTTTTCAACAAGCTTAGCGCGCATCTACAATCACCGAGGATTTACTTCTCACCCAGCCACCTTTTGTATCCCCTATTCACCCAGCCGCCATCATGTATTGAAATCATTGGAACTGAGTATGGGTGGTGTGAGGCAACCAGGCGCGAAGCTCTTCTTGCCGCTTTCATGTCCCCACCAGAGCTTATGTCGCTTAAGCTAAAGCTTTGACTGCCTGCATTTGCCTGAAAGCCTTCAGTTTGGCCTTCTGCTTGCTTCTCTTCCCGAAAGCCTGTTCTGTTGTTTCCCTGCGTGCCAGAACCCACAAAAGAAGAACCTGCCTGCGCCCTTCCCTGTGGCATTCCACCCGCGCCACTTGTTTCCTTTTTCATTCAAATCACCTCCAACATTGCGCTTTTTTGCACAAGTTGGAAATCCGTTTGGCGGAATTTAGTGATTATGGTTGGCGGGCAGGGGGTTTAAAAGCAGGGGCAGGGGTACTTTCCAGTGCTGCCATAAGGGAACTGTGCAAGCCCATTGCTCCCTTGAGGCCTTCAACCCTTTAGTTATTCACCAGCATTACGAACTGCCATAAGGGAACTGTGCAAGCCCATTGCTCCCTTGAGGCCTTCAACCCTTTAGTTATTCACCAGCATTACGAACTGCCATAAGGGAACTTTCGTTAGGCAGATGGTCCCTTAAGGTCTTCAACCCTTTAGTTATTCACCAGCATTACGAACTGCCATATGGGGAACAGCGCAATCCCGATTCTTAATTAGTTTCGGCCCAATTGCGTGAATGCCTGAGTTAGGTCGCCTAGGATATCGTCCACGTTTTCTATCCCTACGGAGAGCCTCACCAAACCATCCGTGATGCCCTTTGCAATCCTCTTTTCACGTTCAATCACCGAGTGTGTGGTGCTGGCAGGATGGCAAACCAGTGTTTCAACACCGCCAAGGCTCACGGCAATTGGTATCATACTCAAGTTGTTCAGCAGATGGATTCCAGCCTCCATGCCGCCTTTTAGCTCAAATGCTATCATGTAGCCAGGGCCCTGCATTTGCCTGACCTCAAGGCTTTTGTATTGTTCATCAAAAAGAGGGTAAAACACTTTGAAAACTTCGTTCCGTTTGGCAAGCATTTGTGCAACTTTTACCGCATTTTCCTGCATCCTGGCTACACGCACATCCAGAGTCTTAACGCCTTCAAGAAATGCACTTGCCTCCCTTGCAGGCAGCACGCCACCATAATCCTTTCTTGTAACCCAAAGCTCATCAATCAATTGGCCTGAGCCAAGCACAGCGCCCCCCATCGCATTTGAATGCCCACCTATTGATTTTGTCAATGAGTAGACAACAATGTCTGCGCCTGACTCAAACGGATTTTGAAGAACTGGGGACATGAATGTGTTGTCCACTATGATTGGACACCTTCCCCTGACCACTTCAGAAACTGCCGCTATGTCTATCAGAGTAAGTGACGGATTTGCCGGGGTTTCAAGAAAAACAGCGCAGGTGTTTTCATCAATGTGCTTTGCTAGAAGCTTAAGGTCGCGCAGGTCTATCATCCGCGTTTCCACATCCATCTGAGGAAGAGCGTGCGTGAACAAATCATCAGTGCAACCATAAATCGTGCCATGGGAGACAATGTTGTCCCCTGGCCTGACAAGTGCCAGGATAAGGTGGCTTATTGCTGCCATGCCACTTGAAAAAACAAGAGTGTCGCCGTTACCATGAAGTCCAGTAAGCCCGCATTCAAGTTCAAAGCCAGGTATGCTTCCAAGTCGTGCATAAATTAGACCCATTCTTGCAGCAGCAACATCCGCAAATC includes the following:
- a CDS encoding aminotransferase class I/II-fold pyridoxal phosphate-dependent enzyme, with product MSSVIINSPASGSKPIIKQGLWKGYKTPGLIGPVRWDAFRMQSILAHFGIDKKGRGKSVITPDFTGTTVPAETCEELGKRFADVAAARMGLIYARLGSIPGFELECGLTGLHGNGDTLVFSSGMAAISHLILALVRPGDNIVSHGTIYGCTDDLFTHALPQMDVETRMIDLRDLKLLAKHIDENTCAVFLETPANPSLTLIDIAAVSEVVRGRCPIIVDNTFMSPVLQNPFESGADIVVYSLTKSIGGHSNAMGGAVLGSGQLIDELWVTRKDYGGVLPAREASAFLEGVKTLDVRVARMQENAVKVAQMLAKRNEVFKVFYPLFDEQYKSLEVRQMQGPGYMIAFELKGGMEAGIHLLNNLSMIPIAVSLGGVETLVCHPASTTHSVIEREKRIAKGITDGLVRLSVGIENVDDILGDLTQAFTQLGRN